Proteins from a single region of Labedella gwakjiensis:
- a CDS encoding GlcG/HbpS family heme-binding protein — MTNTPPAARMVRALSYAEARELLDAALRRAEEIGVPASVSILDATREVVAFGRQDGAPLLTGEVATAKAYTAASLRQPSGDLAAATSPTGPFAGLAHGSTRGLITFAGGYPLIVDGEVAGAVGASGGSIEEDVAIATAAVELFAGWQR; from the coding sequence ATGACGAACACTCCACCAGCCGCCCGGATGGTCAGAGCCCTGAGCTACGCGGAAGCGCGCGAACTCCTCGATGCGGCACTGCGCCGCGCGGAGGAGATCGGGGTCCCGGCGAGCGTCTCCATCCTCGACGCGACTCGCGAGGTCGTGGCCTTCGGTCGCCAGGACGGGGCACCGCTCCTCACGGGCGAGGTCGCCACGGCCAAGGCCTACACCGCGGCCTCCCTGCGCCAGCCGTCCGGGGACCTGGCCGCGGCCACGTCGCCCACCGGCCCCTTCGCCGGACTCGCCCACGGCTCGACCCGCGGCCTCATCACGTTCGCGGGCGGGTACCCCCTCATCGTCGACGGGGAGGTCGCTGGCGCCGTCGGCGCGAGCGGCGGCTCGATCGAGGAGGACGTCGCGATCGCGACGGCCGCCGTCGAGCTCTTCGCGGGGTGGCAGCGATGA
- a CDS encoding SDR family NAD(P)-dependent oxidoreductase — protein MSGRDQTGGRAQTEGRAQTGGRAQGRRVVITGAAANIGAAAAELFASEGASVVIGDIDERAAATAERITAAGGRALFVRTDVSDGDSMQNLLRAAADEMGGIDVLANNAGVQRSSPITEMTESDWDLHMAVNARSCFLSARYGVPYLLDGGVSPAIVNMASVGGFKAPAGLAGYSASKGAIIAFTRTLAAELGPQGIRVNCVAPGWVDTPFNDPIVSHMGGRAAQDDAVRAGVPLQRQGRSAEIAEAFLYLATDASSFVTGHALVVDGGAS, from the coding sequence ATGAGCGGGCGGGACCAGACGGGCGGGCGGGCCCAGACGGAAGGCCGGGCACAGACGGGCGGGCGGGCACAGGGCCGCCGCGTCGTCATCACCGGCGCCGCGGCGAACATCGGCGCGGCAGCGGCAGAGCTCTTCGCGTCGGAGGGCGCCTCCGTCGTCATCGGCGACATCGACGAGCGCGCCGCCGCAACGGCCGAGCGCATCACCGCTGCCGGCGGGCGCGCCCTCTTCGTGCGGACGGACGTCTCCGACGGCGACTCCATGCAGAATCTGCTGCGAGCGGCAGCGGACGAGATGGGCGGTATCGACGTCCTCGCCAACAACGCGGGCGTGCAGAGGTCATCCCCCATCACCGAGATGACCGAGTCGGACTGGGATCTCCACATGGCGGTGAACGCCCGGTCGTGCTTCCTGTCTGCTCGATACGGAGTCCCATACCTCCTCGACGGCGGCGTCTCCCCGGCCATCGTCAACATGGCGTCCGTCGGCGGATTCAAGGCGCCGGCCGGCTTGGCCGGATACTCGGCCTCGAAGGGCGCCATCATCGCCTTCACCCGCACACTGGCGGCCGAGCTCGGCCCCCAGGGCATCCGCGTCAACTGCGTGGCTCCTGGCTGGGTGGACACGCCCTTCAACGACCCGATCGTCTCCCACATGGGTGGGCGCGCCGCCCAGGACGACGCCGTGCGGGCCGGGGTCCCCCTGCAGCGCCAGGGTCGTTCCGCCGAGATCGCCGAGGCGTTCCTCTACCTCGCCACCGACGCGTCGTCGTTCGTGACCGGCCACGCACTCGTGGTGGACGGCGGAGCGTCCTGA
- a CDS encoding substrate-binding domain-containing protein, with protein MMNPFRPGMRRRFAAGALIVASAAVLSGCAAGGTDGGSGGGDAGGGDKPIKIALSNYFNGNIWRKQMEASFEATAKANPDQVSEFKVVNSDGSAPQQAQQIQSLVLEGYDAIIIDAASPTALNGAIQEACDAGVTVVVFDSLATAECAYKVAFDYEAYGRAEAQFMADQLGGKGNILFVRGIAGITVDEDIYNGATEVLKDYPDMKIVGEVYGEFTESTAQQEVAKILPSLPKIDGVLTQGNDGGGTLDAFLQAGTSPVPLVIQGNSGQGLEGWVKVAQENPDYKTMSISSQPSISSTALWLSWMLINDQNDASSLPDKTVYAPLLIIPEENRDAWADALEYTEIAENPTTLEQAQDYVKAAIDGDPVLQEEPLPPSE; from the coding sequence ATGATGAATCCCTTTCGCCCGGGCATGCGCCGTCGGTTCGCCGCCGGCGCGCTGATCGTCGCTTCGGCGGCCGTCCTCTCCGGTTGTGCAGCCGGCGGGACAGACGGCGGTTCCGGTGGCGGTGACGCCGGTGGCGGCGACAAGCCGATCAAGATCGCTCTCAGCAACTACTTCAACGGCAACATCTGGCGCAAGCAGATGGAGGCGAGCTTCGAGGCCACGGCCAAGGCGAACCCCGACCAGGTGAGTGAGTTCAAGGTCGTGAACTCGGACGGCTCCGCTCCCCAGCAGGCTCAGCAGATCCAGTCCCTCGTCCTCGAGGGCTACGACGCGATCATCATCGACGCAGCCTCCCCCACGGCCCTCAACGGTGCGATCCAGGAGGCGTGCGACGCCGGCGTGACCGTCGTCGTCTTCGACTCCCTTGCCACGGCCGAGTGCGCATACAAGGTCGCCTTCGACTACGAGGCCTACGGACGCGCCGAGGCGCAGTTCATGGCGGACCAGCTCGGAGGGAAGGGGAACATCCTCTTCGTGCGCGGCATCGCCGGCATCACCGTCGACGAGGACATCTACAACGGCGCGACCGAAGTGCTGAAGGACTACCCCGACATGAAGATCGTCGGAGAGGTCTACGGAGAGTTCACCGAGTCGACCGCCCAGCAGGAGGTCGCGAAGATCCTGCCGTCGCTGCCGAAGATCGACGGCGTCCTCACGCAGGGCAACGACGGCGGCGGAACGCTCGACGCCTTCCTGCAGGCCGGCACGTCCCCCGTCCCGCTCGTGATCCAGGGCAACTCGGGCCAGGGGCTCGAGGGCTGGGTCAAGGTCGCACAGGAGAACCCCGACTACAAGACCATGTCGATCTCGTCGCAGCCGAGCATCTCCTCGACCGCCCTGTGGCTGTCGTGGATGCTCATCAACGACCAGAACGACGCGTCGTCGCTGCCCGACAAGACGGTCTACGCCCCGCTCCTCATCATCCCGGAGGAGAACAGGGACGCCTGGGCCGACGCCCTCGAGTACACCGAGATCGCCGAGAACCCGACGACCCTCGAGCAGGCACAGGACTACGTGAAGGCCGCCATCGACGGCGACCCGGTCCTCCAGGAGGAGCCGCTGCCCCCGAGCGAGTGA
- a CDS encoding ATP-binding cassette domain-containing protein, which produces MPEAPSPDTLIVQGVSKRFGSTLAVDDASFTVGRGELIGIAGHNGAGKSTILKIVNGTIGADSGTVTIDGIVRPATDAVAHPEKLGVRTVYQELSLCASLRVDETAAIFDHSARGIRWRSAAWRNLRGVLDEMFPGHGIRPDARIHELSIARRQMIECASTMIDSSVPPRLVILDEPTSSLDASSTAGFYDYLQRKAAEGVSVIITTHRLQEMIDHLSRIYVMRDGRVLGEQPAATATKDSIVAAMGLASHEEPRPAAATAGGDLVTTTEAAPVTDGSVVVRLEQESTDGGTEVFEIRQGEIIGFAGLEGHGQLVALDAVYRAAGRRSSGRRPAAGHTRRTPHHAISVTGDAAYVSGDRGVRGILPLWSVETNISFSSLGRLTSGGLIRARAERDLAREWYGRLGIKGSPTDPITSLSGGTQQKALMARAMAVGSDLLLLEDPTRGVDQATKSEVYDLLRQQADEGQTIVWYSTENEELRNCDRVFVFRVGTIVATITGAEATEDTVIALSFGGRDGEPIDMDGALR; this is translated from the coding sequence ATGCCCGAAGCACCATCACCCGACACCCTGATCGTCCAGGGCGTCTCGAAGAGATTCGGCTCGACCCTGGCCGTGGACGACGCGTCGTTCACGGTCGGTCGGGGCGAACTCATCGGGATCGCGGGCCACAACGGCGCCGGTAAGAGCACGATCCTCAAGATCGTCAACGGCACCATCGGCGCGGACAGTGGGACGGTGACGATCGACGGCATCGTCCGTCCGGCGACGGATGCGGTCGCGCACCCCGAGAAGCTCGGGGTGCGCACCGTGTACCAGGAGCTCTCGCTGTGCGCGAGCCTCCGGGTGGACGAGACGGCGGCGATCTTCGACCACTCCGCCCGAGGGATCCGCTGGCGGTCGGCCGCGTGGCGGAACCTGCGCGGCGTGCTCGACGAGATGTTCCCGGGGCACGGCATCCGCCCGGACGCCCGCATCCACGAGCTCTCCATCGCTCGCCGACAGATGATCGAGTGCGCGAGCACCATGATCGACAGTTCGGTCCCTCCCCGGCTCGTCATCCTCGACGAGCCCACCTCCTCGCTCGACGCCTCCTCCACCGCAGGGTTCTACGACTACCTGCAGCGGAAGGCGGCCGAGGGCGTGTCCGTGATCATCACGACCCACCGACTGCAGGAGATGATCGACCACCTGTCCCGCATCTACGTGATGCGCGACGGTCGCGTGCTCGGCGAGCAGCCCGCCGCCACGGCGACGAAGGACTCGATCGTCGCCGCGATGGGTCTCGCCTCGCACGAGGAGCCGCGACCGGCTGCCGCGACCGCCGGCGGCGACCTCGTGACCACGACGGAGGCCGCCCCGGTGACGGACGGTTCCGTCGTGGTCCGTCTGGAGCAGGAGTCCACCGACGGGGGCACAGAGGTCTTCGAGATCCGACAGGGCGAGATCATCGGCTTCGCAGGCCTCGAGGGTCACGGCCAGCTCGTGGCGCTCGACGCCGTCTACCGCGCGGCCGGGCGGCGCTCCTCCGGACGCCGCCCGGCCGCCGGTCACACTCGTCGTACCCCCCACCACGCGATCTCCGTGACGGGAGACGCCGCGTACGTGAGCGGGGACCGTGGCGTGCGCGGCATCCTCCCGCTCTGGAGCGTGGAGACGAACATCAGCTTCTCCTCCCTCGGACGGCTGACGTCGGGCGGACTCATCCGAGCGCGCGCCGAGCGCGACCTCGCGCGGGAGTGGTACGGACGCCTCGGCATCAAGGGGAGCCCGACCGACCCCATCACGAGCCTCAGCGGAGGCACGCAGCAGAAGGCCCTCATGGCGCGTGCCATGGCCGTGGGTTCCGACCTGCTGCTCCTCGAGGACCCCACGCGCGGCGTCGACCAGGCCACGAAGAGCGAGGTCTACGACCTCCTCCGTCAGCAGGCCGACGAGGGCCAGACGATCGTCTGGTACTCGACCGAGAACGAGGAGCTCCGCAACTGCGACCGCGTCTTCGTCTTCCGGGTCGGGACGATCGTCGCGACCATCACCGGCGCCGAGGCGACCGAGGACACCGTCATCGCACTGTCCTTCGGCGGTCGCGACGGCGAACCGATCGACATGGACGGAGCGCTCCGATGA
- a CDS encoding ABC transporter permease has product MSTTTLPEAPGTTGRAARPPLTSAIGPWLLPSLAALIIFGLMIALRPLVASPTGLTLVLAPLIPLVFAVLAQMFVIAAGDIDLGIGSFIGLANVVIAVVLPANAAGGILFLVGMVLAYAAMGVLIAVRGLPSIVVTLGMSFVWLGVAILILPTPGGTVSEGIVGFVRFNTPVVPGVIIVLTLVTAIVAVFLHRSKYGAVLRGSGSNPEGVRRAGWSVIRAKVGLYVLAAIFGLLSGLYLSGQTGGGDPYIAQSYVLLSIAGVIVGGGTFRGGEVSVVGAVAGGLVVGLLGSLLQFIGVQSSFQAAAQGLVLVLVLVLRAVAHWIRKARRTL; this is encoded by the coding sequence ATGAGCACGACAACGCTTCCCGAGGCGCCCGGCACGACGGGCCGTGCAGCACGTCCGCCCCTCACGAGCGCGATCGGCCCCTGGCTGCTCCCGAGCCTCGCTGCGCTCATCATCTTCGGGCTCATGATCGCGCTGCGGCCGCTCGTCGCCTCACCCACGGGTCTGACCCTCGTGCTCGCGCCTCTCATCCCCCTCGTGTTCGCCGTCCTCGCGCAGATGTTCGTGATCGCGGCCGGCGACATCGACCTCGGCATCGGCTCGTTCATCGGCCTCGCGAACGTGGTGATCGCCGTCGTCCTCCCCGCGAATGCGGCGGGAGGCATCCTCTTCCTCGTCGGCATGGTCCTCGCCTACGCGGCGATGGGCGTCCTCATCGCCGTCCGCGGACTGCCGTCGATCGTCGTGACACTCGGAATGTCGTTCGTCTGGCTCGGCGTCGCCATCCTCATCCTGCCGACCCCCGGAGGGACGGTGTCGGAGGGCATCGTCGGATTCGTCCGCTTCAACACGCCCGTCGTCCCCGGCGTCATCATCGTCCTCACCCTCGTGACCGCGATCGTCGCCGTGTTTCTGCACCGCAGCAAGTACGGCGCGGTCCTCCGCGGCTCGGGCTCGAACCCCGAGGGCGTCCGCCGCGCCGGGTGGTCCGTCATCCGCGCGAAGGTCGGACTCTACGTCCTCGCCGCGATCTTCGGCCTCCTGTCCGGCCTCTACCTGAGCGGACAGACCGGTGGAGGCGATCCCTACATCGCGCAGAGCTACGTGCTCCTCAGCATCGCGGGCGTCATCGTCGGCGGCGGGACGTTCAGGGGAGGCGAGGTCTCCGTGGTCGGCGCCGTCGCGGGTGGCCTCGTCGTCGGCCTACTCGGCTCCCTCCTGCAGTTCATCGGAGTGCAATCGAGCTTCCAGGCCGCCGCACAGGGCCTCGTCCTCGTTCTCGTGCTCGTGCTTCGGGCCGTCGCCCACTGGATCCGGAAGGCTCGGAGGACACTGTGA
- a CDS encoding ABC transporter permease has product MTTLDPTPTVSADKPAPRATAMSVLRHPAVPAFIGMLAIWLAIGAIAGRGLVETISAGIIIATFLVIVGIGQLFVITVGNGGIDLSVSYVMTLSAFLACQIMAGQDVNIAAGILIAVGAGAAAGVCSAVLIELIGMPPLVGTLAVGFALQTITLVYSGSVVGVASPALSQFTTAQIGPIPIFGVVGIAIAVAFALILKRTSYGRRIEAVGQRPVAASYAGTRPALIRASAYVISGAMAGLAGVLLAAYSGGPSLGLGTSYQLASIAVVVLGGSLIAGGRGIVSGLWAGAVLLTLLTTLANITRLSGGWQFIIQGALIVLVLALSRNPIARR; this is encoded by the coding sequence GTGACCACTCTCGATCCCACACCGACCGTGTCGGCGGACAAGCCGGCACCCCGCGCCACCGCGATGAGCGTGCTGCGGCACCCGGCCGTCCCCGCGTTCATCGGGATGCTCGCGATCTGGCTGGCGATCGGAGCGATCGCGGGGCGCGGTCTCGTCGAGACCATCAGCGCGGGCATCATCATCGCGACGTTCCTCGTCATCGTCGGCATCGGCCAGCTCTTCGTGATCACCGTGGGCAACGGCGGCATCGACCTCTCCGTGTCGTACGTCATGACGCTCAGCGCTTTCCTCGCGTGCCAGATCATGGCCGGGCAGGACGTGAACATCGCCGCCGGCATCCTCATCGCCGTAGGTGCCGGCGCGGCCGCCGGGGTCTGCAGCGCCGTCCTCATCGAGTTGATCGGGATGCCGCCGCTCGTCGGCACGCTCGCTGTCGGTTTCGCGCTGCAGACGATCACCCTCGTGTACTCGGGCAGCGTCGTGGGTGTCGCGAGCCCTGCGCTGTCGCAGTTCACGACGGCACAGATCGGCCCGATCCCGATCTTCGGGGTCGTCGGGATCGCCATCGCCGTCGCCTTCGCGCTCATCCTCAAGCGCACGAGCTACGGGCGCCGCATCGAGGCCGTGGGGCAGCGCCCGGTGGCGGCGAGCTACGCGGGCACGCGACCGGCCCTCATACGCGCGTCGGCCTACGTGATCTCGGGAGCCATGGCCGGCCTCGCCGGCGTGCTCCTCGCGGCGTACAGCGGCGGTCCCTCACTCGGACTGGGGACGAGCTACCAGCTCGCGTCGATCGCCGTCGTGGTCCTCGGCGGATCGCTCATCGCCGGAGGTCGCGGGATCGTGTCGGGCCTCTGGGCCGGCGCGGTGCTCCTCACCCTGCTCACGACGCTCGCCAACATCACCCGCCTCAGCGGGGGATGGCAGTTCATCATCCAGGGCGCGCTCATCGTCCTCGTTCTCGCGCTGTCCCGTAACCCGATCGCGCGTCGCTAG
- a CDS encoding SMP-30/gluconolactonase/LRE family protein, giving the protein MSSLPTGEPIYEILDPRFGECIDLVAQLERLHGGLRWAEGPVYFADHHALLFSDIPNERILRYDEESGEVTLFRGASNNANGNTRDRQGRLITCEQGAGRVTRTEPDGSVAVLADSVGGKRLNAPNDVVVRSDGTIWFTDPSYGRETSFVGTPRPREVEVDGVYRLDADGGDPVLVADDFVKPNGLAFSPDESRLYIVDSGYLPDPTGPRHVRVFDVGADNTLSGGEVLVEVMPGIPDGLRVDDAGRLWIGAGDGVHCVHPDGTLLGKIRVPEAAANVAFGGPDRNRLYITATTSLYAVFLNVTGIQRP; this is encoded by the coding sequence ATGAGTTCCCTGCCGACGGGCGAGCCGATCTACGAGATCCTCGACCCGCGCTTCGGCGAGTGCATCGACCTCGTGGCGCAACTCGAACGGCTCCACGGAGGGCTGCGCTGGGCCGAGGGTCCCGTCTACTTCGCCGACCACCACGCGTTGCTCTTCAGCGACATCCCGAACGAACGGATCCTGCGCTACGACGAGGAGTCCGGCGAAGTCACGCTGTTCCGCGGCGCCTCGAACAACGCGAACGGCAACACGCGAGACCGTCAGGGGCGACTCATCACGTGCGAGCAGGGAGCGGGTCGCGTGACCCGGACGGAGCCGGACGGCTCGGTCGCCGTGCTCGCCGATTCGGTGGGAGGGAAGCGGCTGAACGCACCCAACGACGTGGTCGTGAGGTCCGACGGGACGATCTGGTTCACCGACCCGTCCTACGGCCGCGAGACGAGCTTCGTCGGGACCCCGCGCCCGCGCGAGGTCGAGGTCGACGGCGTCTACCGCCTCGACGCCGACGGCGGCGACCCCGTGCTCGTGGCCGACGACTTCGTCAAGCCGAACGGCCTGGCCTTCTCGCCCGACGAGTCGAGGCTCTACATCGTCGATTCCGGATACCTCCCGGATCCGACGGGACCGCGTCACGTCCGCGTCTTCGACGTCGGAGCGGACAACACCCTCTCCGGCGGGGAGGTCCTCGTGGAGGTCATGCCGGGGATCCCCGACGGTCTCCGCGTCGACGACGCCGGACGGCTCTGGATCGGCGCGGGTGACGGCGTCCACTGCGTGCACCCCGACGGGACACTCCTCGGGAAGATCCGCGTGCCCGAGGCGGCCGCCAACGTCGCGTTCGGCGGACCCGACCGGAACCGTCTCTACATCACGGCGACCACGTCGCTCTACGCCGTCTTCCTCAACGTCACCGGTATCCAGCGACCCTGA
- a CDS encoding ATP-binding cassette domain-containing protein, protein MASSGTPAPSLTSSEPLDSATRDGFIRVRGANENNLQNVDVDVPRDSIVAFTGVSGSGKTSLAFGTIFAEAQRRFLESVAPYARRLIAQGNTPHVDSITGLPPAVALQQRRGAPSSRSTVGTLTTLSNSVRMMYSRAGTYPEGAERLESDSFSPNTVAGACPRCHGLGIAHEVTEATAVHDDSLSIRDGAITAWPGAWQGKNLRDVTAVLGYDIDRPWRDLSREDRDWLLFTEEQPVVEVTPQRDRVAKPYKGRFWSARQFVMHTLADSQSESQRTKVLQFVESGPCSLCGGSGLTRAALAVTVAGRTIAELNRLPLTDLADALRPIATAEHATAATSRASSGEGSEVAVAISRDLLSRVEVLTGLGLGYLSLDRSTPTLSPGEMQRLRIATQLRSGLFGVVYVLDEPSAGLHPADAEPLIEVLEGLRASGNSVFVVEHNMDIVRHADWIVDVGPSAGAGGGDVLYSGPVAGLADVDASVTRRFLEPTGDAEESREPRTPAATLELRDVSLHNLRDLDVDVPLGVLTAVTGVSGSGKSTLVGKVLAERATEHPLVTRVVQVDQKAIGRTPRSNLATYTGLFDAVRQVFAATDEARARGWTAGRFSFNVVGGRCEVCQGEGSVSVELLFLPGSWAPCPECHGSRYNPETLEVTWNDASIADVLAMTVDEAAGFLAEVPAASRGLETLRQVGLGYLRLGQPAPQLSGGEAQRIKLATELQRARTGHTLYLLDEPTSGLHPSDVELLVTQLQRLVDAENTVVLVEHSMSVVAAADHVIDMGPAGGDEGGRVVAAGAPSEVAAAAGSRTAPYLRRSLPSH, encoded by the coding sequence ATGGCTTCGTCCGGAACACCCGCGCCCTCCCTCACCTCGTCCGAGCCTCTCGACTCCGCGACCCGCGACGGCTTCATCCGCGTGCGTGGGGCGAACGAGAACAACCTGCAGAACGTCGACGTGGATGTGCCGCGCGACAGCATCGTCGCGTTCACGGGGGTCTCCGGTTCGGGAAAGACGTCGCTCGCGTTCGGCACGATCTTCGCCGAGGCGCAGCGCCGGTTCCTCGAATCCGTCGCTCCCTACGCGCGGCGGCTCATCGCGCAGGGGAACACCCCGCACGTCGACTCGATCACGGGACTCCCGCCGGCTGTCGCGCTGCAGCAGCGGCGCGGCGCTCCGAGCTCCCGCTCCACCGTCGGCACGCTCACGACCCTCTCCAACTCCGTGCGGATGATGTACTCGCGCGCCGGCACGTATCCGGAGGGCGCCGAGCGGCTCGAGTCCGACTCCTTCTCTCCCAACACCGTCGCGGGAGCGTGCCCCCGCTGCCACGGCCTCGGCATCGCGCACGAGGTCACGGAGGCCACCGCGGTCCACGACGACTCGCTGAGCATCCGCGACGGCGCCATCACCGCGTGGCCCGGCGCGTGGCAGGGCAAGAACCTCCGCGACGTCACCGCGGTCCTCGGCTACGACATCGACCGTCCGTGGCGCGACCTCTCCCGCGAGGACCGCGACTGGCTCCTCTTCACCGAGGAGCAGCCCGTCGTGGAGGTGACGCCGCAGCGCGACCGCGTCGCGAAGCCGTACAAGGGCCGGTTCTGGAGCGCACGCCAGTTCGTGATGCACACCCTCGCGGACTCGCAGAGCGAGAGCCAGCGGACGAAGGTGCTGCAGTTCGTCGAGTCCGGTCCGTGCTCCCTGTGCGGCGGCAGCGGGCTCACGCGCGCGGCGCTCGCCGTGACCGTGGCCGGTCGCACGATCGCGGAGCTCAACCGTCTTCCGCTCACGGACCTCGCCGACGCGTTGCGCCCCATCGCCACGGCGGAGCACGCGACGGCGGCCACGTCGCGCGCCTCGTCGGGCGAGGGATCGGAGGTCGCCGTCGCGATCTCGCGCGACCTGCTCTCCCGCGTCGAGGTGCTCACGGGACTGGGGCTCGGCTATCTGAGCCTCGACCGGTCGACGCCCACGCTCTCGCCGGGCGAGATGCAGCGCCTGCGCATCGCGACGCAGCTGCGGAGCGGGCTCTTCGGCGTGGTCTACGTCCTCGATGAGCCGAGCGCCGGGCTCCACCCGGCCGACGCGGAGCCGCTCATCGAGGTGCTCGAGGGTCTGCGCGCGAGCGGCAACAGCGTGTTCGTCGTCGAGCACAACATGGACATCGTCCGACACGCGGACTGGATCGTCGACGTGGGGCCGAGCGCCGGCGCGGGCGGAGGCGACGTGCTCTACAGCGGGCCGGTCGCGGGCCTCGCGGACGTCGATGCGTCGGTGACGCGTCGATTCCTCGAGCCGACGGGCGACGCCGAGGAGTCGCGCGAACCGAGGACGCCCGCGGCGACGCTCGAGCTGCGCGACGTGTCGCTCCACAACCTCCGAGACCTCGACGTGGACGTGCCGCTCGGTGTCCTCACCGCGGTCACGGGAGTGTCCGGCTCGGGCAAGTCGACGCTCGTGGGGAAGGTGCTCGCGGAGCGGGCCACCGAGCACCCGCTCGTCACCCGTGTGGTGCAGGTGGACCAGAAGGCGATCGGCCGCACGCCGCGCTCGAACCTCGCCACCTATACGGGCCTCTTCGACGCCGTCCGACAGGTGTTCGCGGCCACGGACGAGGCGCGAGCGCGCGGCTGGACGGCCGGTCGGTTCTCCTTCAACGTCGTCGGCGGGCGCTGCGAGGTGTGCCAGGGAGAGGGCTCCGTGTCGGTGGAGCTCCTGTTTCTCCCCGGCAGCTGGGCGCCGTGTCCCGAGTGCCACGGTTCCCGCTACAACCCCGAGACGCTCGAGGTGACGTGGAACGACGCATCGATCGCTGACGTGCTCGCGATGACGGTGGACGAGGCCGCCGGCTTCCTCGCCGAGGTGCCCGCCGCGTCGCGAGGCCTGGAGACGCTCCGCCAGGTGGGGCTCGGGTACCTGCGGCTCGGGCAGCCGGCGCCGCAGCTGTCCGGCGGCGAAGCCCAGCGCATCAAGCTCGCCACGGAACTGCAGCGCGCTCGTACCGGGCACACCCTGTACCTGCTCGACGAGCCGACGTCGGGACTGCACCCGTCCGACGTGGAGCTGCTCGTGACGCAGCTGCAGCGCCTCGTCGACGCGGAGAACACCGTCGTGCTCGTGGAGCACTCGATGAGCGTCGTCGCGGCCGCCGACCACGTGATCGACATGGGGCCGGCCGGCGGAGACGAGGGCGGCCGCGTGGTCGCCGCGGGCGCCCCGAGCGAGGTCGCCGCCGCCGCGGGCAGCCGCACGGCGCCCTATCTGCGGCGGAGCCTTCCCTCGCACTGA